A genomic region of Roseateles amylovorans contains the following coding sequences:
- a CDS encoding type IV pilin protein, which yields MSPPPRIHAPAARAHRRQPSRLTAHRGLTLIELLVALLLVGVLLSIALPSYRQHVLKAFRAEAIQALSQLQVTQERFRSRHPRYASTLEELSAPSLTPQARYRLQLVEASASGFILEALALGDQVKDRHCQRLRLRLEQGESRRQAFDAEGNDRSDHCWPV from the coding sequence ATGAGTCCGCCGCCCCGCATCCATGCGCCTGCTGCGCGCGCCCACCGCCGGCAACCGTCAAGGCTGACCGCTCACCGCGGCCTCACCCTGATCGAGTTGCTGGTTGCCTTGCTGCTCGTCGGCGTCCTGCTGTCGATCGCGCTGCCCAGCTATCGACAGCATGTGCTGAAGGCCTTCCGCGCCGAGGCGATCCAGGCCCTCAGCCAGCTCCAGGTCACCCAGGAGCGCTTTCGCAGCCGCCATCCGCGCTACGCGTCGACCCTGGAGGAGCTGTCCGCGCCATCGCTGACGCCCCAGGCGCGGTACCGGCTTCAGCTGGTGGAGGCTTCTGCGTCGGGATTCATCCTGGAAGCCCTCGCCCTCGGCGACCAGGTGAAAGACCGCCATTGCCAACGGCTGCGACTTCGACTGGAACAGGGCGAGTCCCGCCGCCAAGCCTTCGATGCCGAGGGCAACGATCGCTCGGACCATTGCTGGCCCGTCTGA
- a CDS encoding GspH/FimT family pseudopilin: MWRHRSPSSNVPSTSDLDSDSNAASATAVRSDAIRPTRGFSLIESLACVAILAVLVTIAAPPLRQWVHQQRLGHVAQTVLSDLQQARSEAQQGARNVNIRFGETAAGSCYVLHLGQVMGCQCQASGPVQCQPGAQAIKQVQWPRAPGQPVVRANVTSLLFSGRYGTASMAATIQVRQEGLGEVRHIVAITGRARSCATESASPRLPRCA; encoded by the coding sequence ATGTGGCGACATCGCTCTCCCTCCTCTAACGTCCCGTCCACCTCGGATCTGGATTCGGATTCGAATGCGGCTTCGGCTACGGCGGTACGCTCGGACGCCATCCGGCCGACTCGCGGCTTCAGCCTGATCGAGTCCCTGGCCTGCGTCGCCATCCTGGCGGTGCTGGTGACCATCGCCGCCCCACCGCTGCGGCAATGGGTGCATCAGCAGCGCCTGGGGCATGTCGCGCAGACCGTGTTGAGCGACCTGCAGCAAGCGCGCAGTGAAGCACAACAAGGGGCACGCAACGTCAACATCCGCTTTGGCGAGACCGCCGCCGGCAGTTGCTACGTCCTCCACTTGGGACAGGTGATGGGCTGCCAGTGCCAGGCGAGCGGCCCGGTGCAATGCCAGCCGGGCGCCCAGGCGATCAAGCAGGTCCAATGGCCGCGCGCGCCCGGTCAGCCCGTGGTGCGGGCCAACGTCACCTCACTGCTGTTCAGCGGCCGCTACGGCACCGCCTCCATGGCGGCGACCATTCAAGTGAGGCAGGAAGGCCTCGGCGAGGTGCGGCACATCGTGGCCATCACCGGTCGCGCCCGCAGTTGCGCCACCGAGAGCGCCTCGCCCCGCTTGCCGAGATGCGCATGA
- the nrdR gene encoding transcriptional regulator NrdR, translating to MRCPFCGHGDTQVSETRESDEGDVVRRRRRCASCEKRFTTYERAEIALPMVVKKDGTRADFDMGKLRASMSLALRKRPVSIEQIDAALERIQEKLLTSGVREIPSTKLGEHVMRELKRIDKVAYVRFASVYRSFEDVDEFRQLIRDI from the coding sequence ATGCGCTGCCCCTTCTGCGGTCATGGCGACACCCAGGTGTCGGAAACCCGCGAGTCGGATGAAGGCGACGTGGTGCGCCGGCGGCGCCGCTGCGCGTCCTGCGAAAAGCGCTTCACCACCTATGAGCGGGCCGAAATCGCGCTGCCCATGGTGGTGAAGAAGGACGGCACCCGCGCCGACTTCGACATGGGCAAGCTGCGCGCGTCCATGTCGTTGGCGCTGCGCAAGCGACCCGTCTCCATCGAGCAGATCGACGCCGCGCTGGAGCGCATCCAGGAAAAGCTGCTGACCAGCGGCGTGCGCGAAATCCCGTCGACTAAGCTGGGCGAGCATGTCATGCGCGAGCTCAAGCGCATCGACAAGGTGGCCTATGTGCGCTTCGCATCGGTCTATCGCAGCTTCGAGGATGTGGACGAGTTCCGCCAGCTGATCCGGGACATCTGA
- the glyA gene encoding serine hydroxymethyltransferase — MFDRTQQTLANVDAEVFAAIQQETRRQEDHIELIASENYTSPAVMEAQGSQLTNKYAEGYPGKRYYGGCEYVDIVEQLAIDRLKQLFGAEFANVQPNSGSQANQGVFFALLQPGDTIMGMSLAEGGHLTHGMPLNMSGKWFNVISYGLDDKEEIDYDAMEALAREKKPKLIIAGASAYALRIDFERFGKIAKEIGAYFMVDMAHYAGLIAAGVYPNPMPHADVVTSTTHKSLRGPRGGIILMNDEAIAKKINSAIFPGIQGGPLMHVIAGKAVAFKEALTPEFKTYQQQVVANAKVLADTLIERGLRIVSGRTESHVMLVDLRPKNLTGKEAEAILGAAHMTCNKNGIPNDPQKPMVTSGIRLGTPAMTTRGFKEEQVRATAHLIADVLDNPHDEANLATVRAKVAALTRQFPVYR, encoded by the coding sequence ATGTTCGATCGCACACAACAAACCCTCGCCAACGTCGACGCCGAAGTCTTCGCCGCCATCCAGCAGGAAACCCGGCGCCAGGAAGACCACATCGAGCTGATCGCCTCCGAGAACTACACCTCCCCGGCAGTGATGGAAGCCCAAGGCAGCCAGCTGACCAACAAGTACGCCGAAGGCTATCCCGGCAAGCGCTACTACGGCGGCTGCGAATACGTCGACATCGTCGAACAACTCGCCATCGACCGCCTCAAGCAACTGTTCGGCGCCGAGTTCGCCAACGTGCAACCCAATTCCGGCTCGCAAGCCAACCAGGGCGTGTTCTTCGCCCTGCTCCAGCCCGGCGACACCATCATGGGCATGAGCCTGGCCGAAGGCGGCCACCTCACCCACGGCATGCCCCTCAACATGAGCGGCAAGTGGTTCAACGTGATCTCCTACGGTCTGGACGACAAGGAAGAGATCGACTACGACGCGATGGAAGCCCTCGCCCGTGAGAAGAAGCCCAAGCTGATCATCGCCGGCGCCTCCGCCTACGCCCTGCGCATCGACTTCGAGCGCTTCGGCAAGATCGCCAAGGAAATCGGCGCCTACTTCATGGTGGACATGGCCCACTACGCCGGCCTGATCGCCGCCGGCGTCTATCCGAACCCGATGCCCCATGCCGACGTGGTCACCTCGACCACCCACAAGAGCCTGCGCGGCCCGCGCGGCGGCATCATCCTGATGAACGACGAGGCGATCGCCAAGAAGATCAACTCGGCCATCTTCCCCGGCATCCAGGGCGGCCCGCTGATGCATGTCATCGCCGGCAAGGCCGTGGCTTTCAAGGAAGCCCTCACGCCCGAGTTCAAGACCTACCAGCAGCAAGTGGTCGCCAATGCCAAGGTGCTGGCGGACACCCTGATCGAACGCGGCCTGCGCATCGTCTCCGGTCGCACCGAAAGCCATGTGATGCTGGTCGACCTGCGCCCCAAGAACCTCACCGGCAAGGAAGCCGAGGCCATCCTGGGCGCCGCGCACATGACCTGCAACAAGAACGGCATCCCCAACGACCCGCAAAAGCCGATGGTCACCAGCGGCATCCGCCTGGGCACCCCCGCCATGACCACCCGCGGCTTCAAGGAAGAGCAGGTGCGCGCCACCGCCCATCTGATCGCCGACGTGCTGGACAACCCGCACGACGAGGCCAATCTGGCCACGGTGCGCGCGAAGGTCGCCGCACTGACCCGCCAGTTCCCGGTCTACCGCTGA
- a CDS encoding lytic transglycosylase domain-containing protein — protein sequence MTARSQVLSLSRQARSALVLFIKDIGQGLLVVSHNTLALLGFAVVAVGIIFASQADMRQQVENQVLGWLNARHEARVEASGDVLALMAEPEAITRATAVDPKELTRQQAAVAQYLARRYRVAPEPVSRLVKEAWDVGQRARVDPTLILAIMAIESGFNPFAQSSVGAQGLMQVLTRVHDDKYEAFGGNLAAFDPITNLRVGVQVLKECIQRAGGVDEGLRRYVGAANLPDDTGYPARVLAEQELLKMVIQGRNVSPSAPRPVREPASSPQPTGEQVAMMH from the coding sequence ATGACAGCGCGTTCTCAAGTTCTATCCCTCTCCCGCCAGGCCCGATCGGCCCTGGTGCTTTTCATCAAAGACATCGGCCAGGGGTTGCTGGTCGTCAGCCATAACACCCTCGCCCTGCTCGGCTTCGCCGTGGTGGCGGTCGGCATCATCTTCGCCAGTCAGGCGGACATGCGCCAGCAAGTGGAAAACCAGGTGCTGGGCTGGCTCAACGCCCGCCACGAAGCCCGGGTGGAAGCATCCGGCGATGTGCTGGCGCTGATGGCCGAACCCGAAGCGATCACCCGCGCCACGGCGGTCGATCCCAAGGAGCTGACCCGCCAGCAGGCGGCGGTGGCCCAGTACCTGGCGCGTCGCTACCGCGTGGCGCCGGAACCGGTCAGCCGGCTGGTCAAGGAAGCCTGGGATGTCGGTCAGCGTGCCCGCGTGGATCCCACACTCATCCTGGCGATCATGGCGATCGAATCCGGCTTCAATCCGTTTGCGCAGAGTTCCGTCGGCGCTCAGGGCCTGATGCAGGTGCTGACCCGGGTGCATGACGACAAGTACGAAGCCTTCGGCGGCAATCTGGCTGCGTTCGATCCGATCACCAATCTGCGGGTCGGCGTGCAGGTGCTGAAGGAATGCATCCAGCGTGCCGGGGGTGTGGATGAAGGCCTGCGCCGGTATGTGGGCGCCGCGAATCTGCCGGATGACACCGGCTATCCGGCCCGGGTGCTGGCGGAGCAGGAACTGCTCAAGATGGTCATTCAGGGACGCAACGTGAGCCCGTCAGCCCCGCGCCCCGTCCGCGAACCCGCTTCTTCACCACAGCCCACCGGCGAACAAGTGGCGATGATGCATTGA
- a CDS encoding UbiD family decarboxylase, with the protein MKYRDLRDFVSALEGMGELRRVTEPVSPVLEMTALSDMVLRAEGPALLFEQPTGYRTPVLANLFGTPKRVALGMGADSTAQLREVGQLLASLKEPEPPRGLKDVGRLAQMAKALWDMKPSIVRRPVCQEQVIEGAEVDLKRFPIQTCWPGDIGPLLTWGLVITRGPQKVAQPRLRQNLGIYRQQLIGRRQLIMRWLAHRGGALDFRDFALANPGQPFPIAVALGTDPATILGAVTPVPDTLSEYQFAGLLRGSRTELADTGVGEAGRMLQVPANAEIVLEGHIPPAAPGYTGHSDDGIPLKEKGGYLHALEGPFGDHTGYYNEQDWFPVFEVSRITQRDNPIYHSTYTGKPPDEPAVLGVALNEVFVPILQKQFPEILDFYLPPEGCSYRMAVISIRKAYPGHAKRLMFGLWSYLRQFMYTKFIVVVDEDVNIRSWQDVIWAITTRMDPARDTTLVESTPIDYLDFASPVSGLGGKMGLDATNKWPGETTREWGRTIDMPADQKARAQDLYKRLFGG; encoded by the coding sequence ATGAAGTATCGGGATTTGCGTGACTTTGTCAGCGCTCTGGAGGGCATGGGCGAGCTGCGCCGTGTGACCGAGCCGGTGTCCCCCGTGCTGGAGATGACGGCCCTGAGCGACATGGTGCTGCGTGCAGAAGGGCCGGCGCTGCTGTTCGAGCAGCCGACCGGCTATCGGACGCCGGTATTGGCCAATCTTTTTGGGACACCCAAACGGGTGGCGCTGGGTATGGGGGCGGACTCCACCGCCCAATTGAGGGAGGTCGGCCAGCTGCTGGCCAGCCTGAAGGAGCCCGAGCCGCCCCGCGGCCTGAAGGATGTGGGCCGGCTGGCGCAGATGGCCAAGGCGCTGTGGGACATGAAACCGTCGATCGTGCGCCGGCCGGTGTGCCAGGAGCAGGTGATCGAGGGCGCCGAGGTCGACCTCAAGCGCTTCCCCATTCAGACCTGCTGGCCTGGCGATATCGGCCCGCTGCTCACCTGGGGGCTGGTCATCACCCGTGGCCCGCAGAAGGTGGCCCAGCCTCGGCTGAGGCAGAACCTGGGCATCTACCGCCAGCAATTGATCGGTCGACGCCAATTGATCATGCGATGGCTGGCCCACCGGGGCGGGGCGCTCGATTTCAGGGACTTCGCCCTGGCCAATCCGGGGCAGCCGTTCCCGATCGCGGTGGCCTTGGGCACCGATCCGGCCACCATCCTGGGTGCGGTGACGCCGGTGCCGGACACGCTCTCGGAGTACCAGTTCGCCGGCCTGCTGCGAGGTTCCCGGACCGAGCTGGCCGACACCGGTGTGGGCGAGGCGGGCCGCATGCTGCAGGTGCCGGCCAATGCCGAAATCGTGCTGGAGGGCCATATCCCGCCGGCCGCCCCGGGCTATACCGGGCACAGCGATGACGGCATCCCGCTCAAGGAGAAGGGCGGCTACCTGCATGCGCTGGAAGGTCCGTTCGGCGACCACACTGGCTATTACAACGAGCAGGACTGGTTCCCTGTCTTCGAGGTCAGCCGCATCACCCAGCGCGACAACCCGATCTATCACTCCACCTACACCGGCAAGCCGCCGGACGAGCCCGCGGTGCTGGGCGTGGCGCTGAACGAGGTGTTCGTTCCCATCCTGCAGAAGCAGTTCCCGGAGATCCTCGACTTCTACCTGCCGCCCGAAGGCTGCAGCTACCGGATGGCGGTGATCTCCATCCGCAAGGCCTATCCGGGCCATGCCAAGCGCCTGATGTTCGGTCTGTGGAGCTATCTGCGCCAGTTCATGTATACGAAGTTCATCGTCGTGGTGGACGAGGACGTGAACATCCGCAGCTGGCAGGACGTGATCTGGGCCATCACCACCCGGATGGACCCCGCCCGCGACACCACGCTGGTGGAGAGCACGCCGATCGATTACCTCGACTTCGCCTCGCCCGTCAGCGGCCTGGGCGGCAAGATGGGCCTGGATGCCACCAACAAGTGGCCGGGCGAGACCACCCGCGAATGGGGGCGCACCATCGACATGCCAGCCGATCAGAAAGCGCGCGCGCAGGATTTATATAAGCGTTTGTTCGGGGGCTAG
- a CDS encoding YdcF family protein — MNELTHGLAAFLLPPTGAFPLLLLGWWLRPRHAWAARAMFVLGLVSVWVGSTDFGAQWLQDRLLGRQSAFDLRRLAEVPAPQTAIVVLGAGGRVLVPEYHGSQLKTLSVERLRYGIWLARQCDCPLLMSGGPGRFPKPGQPSEAALADRLAREQFGFTPRWLEDRSADTRDNARFSAEMLKGQGIRRVVLVTHDVHMRRAIRAFRAELPQDIELVPAPIGLNPPGYEWRDVLPSQEGIARARYLGYEWLGWMAGH, encoded by the coding sequence ATGAACGAACTGACACACGGCCTCGCGGCGTTTCTGTTACCGCCGACCGGCGCCTTCCCGCTGCTGCTGCTCGGTTGGTGGCTGCGACCTCGCCACGCCTGGGCCGCGCGCGCCATGTTCGTGCTGGGGTTGGTCAGTGTCTGGGTGGGCAGCACCGATTTCGGCGCGCAGTGGCTGCAGGATCGGCTGCTCGGGCGACAGTCCGCCTTCGACCTGCGCCGCCTGGCCGAGGTGCCTGCACCCCAGACGGCCATCGTGGTGCTGGGGGCCGGCGGCCGGGTGCTGGTGCCGGAGTATCACGGCTCGCAATTGAAGACGCTGTCGGTCGAGCGGCTGCGCTACGGTATCTGGCTGGCGCGGCAGTGCGACTGTCCGTTGCTGATGTCCGGCGGTCCCGGGCGCTTCCCCAAGCCGGGTCAACCCAGCGAGGCCGCCCTGGCGGACCGGCTCGCCCGCGAGCAGTTCGGGTTCACGCCCCGCTGGCTGGAAGACCGTTCCGCCGACACCCGCGACAACGCCCGATTCAGTGCGGAGATGTTGAAGGGCCAGGGCATCCGGCGGGTCGTGCTGGTCACCCATGACGTGCATATGCGCCGCGCCATCCGGGCCTTCCGGGCGGAACTGCCCCAGGACATCGAGCTGGTGCCGGCGCCCATCGGACTCAATCCGCCCGGCTACGAATGGCGCGATGTGCTGCCGTCACAGGAAGGAATCGCCCGCGCCCGCTACCTCGGCTATGAATGGCTGGGGTGGATGGCCGGCCATTGA
- a CDS encoding DUF748 domain-containing protein, which translates to MLFSSLPIWPRRVARGMLGLVLLIVATLLIAWFALPLWIERQGVRIASERLGRTVTLEAAHFTPWRLALALEGLRIGGPTPESPALLEVKRIEAALSPRSVLHLAPILSSLTIDTPRLRVAVLAQGHTDLDDVIARLTRGPAADPAVPAQEPDLALYNIQLVGGEVQVDDRSAGMTHRLSDLMLGVPFVSTLDADVDVHVQPRLSGRLNGVVFESEAQAQPFAQTRSASLTFKLDTLDLAAYRAYWPHALPLRLARGTLTAQLTLDFHQPRAQPPVLKLSGRASVHQLALQRRPAETPSATQGGAAGTDGWEDWLRWGDLTVDLADVQPLRRQVLLSGLTLERPELLLGRDAQGRFAVPLVDSTAAATSSRQGGSPVPRQAAASAVPSLKLSAVATSAPSNEAARAMAAASAALAPAPATAPTPSAWRLGIARLDVRDGRIGWDDRAVKPAATLGLNALTLKGSGLSWPLAKAAPIELSATLAPQGDAVPAKQGKTASGGAKSASASASASATVTAKGQLGADGVAVDWALRDLSLGWFADYLKAATPLRIGGQVSAQGSVRTGPQGEEVRLAFRDLAFTRLEAADGQKAVVSIDTLSLDQADIAFDAHRISAGRLLVKAPRAQLARDQAGAWNWQAWLPAGGSSADAAATPAARPTAVASAAVAASAAPGADPGASSPWTAQLAEVFLEGGDVQLMDLSTHVLDDEPARPVGVQELSLRLSALDWDGQQLRKPTNAQLSLTMRRPDATRRSAREAPRLQWEGQIAMSPLRVSGRVKTERLPLHWVDPYLDPSIGIHLQRVEASLKGDFSYADQPTGPSLQAAGDLLLAELRLRQARLQEGRRRSAEDLLSWQALRLNGFKLRMAPARAPEVVIQQAGLDEFYARLIINEQGRLNLRDLRQTDQGQAVSAAAGASSAVGAEPGAAVAAMKPSTPVATDAARVVAGAAPAVAASGPAAEPVVRLSIAETRLNGGQVDFNDRFVKPNYSARLSELTGTLGSFSAGSTAMAPLQLRGRVAGTGLLDVSGALNPSGAPLALDITASATDIELAPLSPYAGKYAGYAIERGKLSSRVHYQIEPGGRLVAENKIVLNQLSFGDRIDSPEATKLPVRLAVALLKDSNGVIDVNLPISGSINDPDFSVGGLIVKLIVNLLTKAVTAPFSLLSGGGSAEMSQLAFPPGTASLPEATAQRLDAVAKILADKPTLQLSITGWVDAAAERRAAQAVQLEEAMLAERRRELRRQQNTVPVAASAPAAASASPARAKSAAGAPASAPTVADAAAQASDAATPADGSAGGVAVGAAGASSAPAGGGVTASPAQVPITLDDAQRQRLLKVVYDNAKLPDKPRNLLGLAKDLPAEQMRQLLMDSYRISDEQMRELALQRSVVVRDALIARGVPNARLFLASPKLHESEAGQGTDGDRGWQPKVDLSLTAQ; encoded by the coding sequence GTGCTGTTTTCCTCTCTGCCGATCTGGCCGCGGCGCGTGGCGCGCGGGATGCTGGGCCTTGTGCTGCTGATCGTCGCGACGCTGTTGATCGCGTGGTTTGCGCTGCCCCTGTGGATCGAGCGTCAAGGCGTGCGGATCGCCAGCGAGCGGCTGGGGCGGACCGTCACACTGGAAGCAGCCCACTTCACGCCATGGCGCCTGGCGCTGGCCCTGGAGGGGCTGCGGATCGGTGGCCCGACGCCGGAGTCGCCCGCCTTGCTCGAGGTCAAGCGCATCGAGGCCGCGCTGTCGCCACGGTCGGTGCTGCATCTGGCGCCGATCCTGTCCTCGCTCACCATCGACACCCCCCGACTTCGGGTGGCCGTGTTGGCGCAAGGGCACACCGACCTGGACGACGTCATTGCCCGCCTGACCCGCGGCCCGGCGGCGGATCCGGCAGTGCCGGCGCAGGAACCCGACCTGGCGCTCTACAACATCCAGTTGGTGGGTGGTGAAGTGCAGGTGGATGACCGCAGCGCCGGCATGACGCACCGGCTCAGCGATTTGATGCTGGGCGTGCCGTTTGTCTCGACGCTGGACGCGGATGTCGACGTGCATGTGCAGCCTCGGCTGTCCGGTCGGCTCAACGGTGTTGTCTTTGAAAGCGAAGCCCAGGCGCAGCCGTTCGCGCAGACCCGAAGCGCCAGCCTGACCTTCAAGCTGGATACGCTGGACCTCGCCGCCTATCGCGCCTACTGGCCGCATGCCTTGCCCTTGCGCCTGGCCCGTGGGACCCTGACGGCGCAACTGACACTGGACTTCCATCAACCGAGGGCGCAGCCGCCGGTGTTGAAGCTCAGCGGACGGGCGTCGGTGCACCAATTGGCGCTCCAGCGTCGTCCTGCCGAGACCCCTTCCGCGACCCAAGGCGGCGCCGCAGGCACCGACGGTTGGGAGGACTGGCTGCGCTGGGGCGACCTGACCGTCGATCTGGCCGATGTCCAGCCGCTGCGGCGCCAGGTGCTGCTCTCCGGCCTGACCCTGGAGCGTCCCGAGCTGTTGCTGGGCCGCGATGCCCAAGGGCGATTTGCAGTGCCTCTCGTGGACAGCACCGCGGCCGCCACGTCCTCCCGGCAGGGCGGTTCGCCGGTCCCACGGCAGGCGGCGGCGTCGGCAGTGCCGTCATTGAAGCTGTCGGCCGTGGCCACGTCTGCGCCGTCCAACGAGGCCGCGAGGGCCATGGCGGCGGCCTCGGCGGCCCTGGCGCCGGCGCCTGCCACCGCCCCGACACCCTCGGCCTGGCGCTTGGGGATTGCACGCCTGGACGTCCGTGACGGGCGCATCGGCTGGGACGACCGTGCGGTGAAGCCCGCTGCCACCTTGGGCCTGAATGCGCTCACGCTGAAGGGCAGCGGCTTGAGCTGGCCGCTGGCGAAAGCGGCACCGATCGAGCTGTCGGCGACCTTGGCACCGCAGGGCGATGCCGTACCTGCCAAGCAGGGCAAGACCGCGTCAGGCGGTGCAAAGTCGGCGTCGGCGTCAGCGTCAGCGTCGGCGACCGTGACTGCCAAGGGTCAGCTCGGCGCCGACGGCGTGGCCGTGGACTGGGCGCTGCGGGACCTGTCCCTGGGCTGGTTCGCGGATTACCTGAAGGCGGCGACGCCGCTGCGAATCGGAGGACAGGTCTCTGCGCAGGGCAGCGTCCGTACCGGGCCGCAAGGGGAGGAGGTTCGGCTCGCTTTTCGCGATCTGGCGTTCACACGGCTTGAGGCGGCCGATGGCCAGAAGGCCGTGGTGTCGATCGACACGCTCAGCCTGGACCAGGCGGACATCGCGTTCGACGCCCATCGGATCAGCGCCGGCCGGCTGCTCGTGAAGGCGCCGCGCGCCCAATTGGCGCGCGATCAGGCGGGGGCCTGGAACTGGCAAGCCTGGCTGCCGGCGGGCGGGTCGTCCGCCGACGCGGCGGCCACCCCGGCGGCTCGTCCGACCGCGGTGGCCTCGGCGGCCGTGGCGGCCAGCGCCGCTCCGGGCGCCGATCCGGGCGCGTCGTCCCCATGGACGGCGCAGCTCGCCGAGGTGTTCTTGGAGGGCGGCGATGTCCAATTGATGGACCTCTCGACCCATGTGCTGGATGACGAACCGGCGCGTCCGGTCGGTGTCCAGGAGCTGAGCCTGCGCTTGTCCGCCCTGGATTGGGATGGTCAGCAGCTCCGCAAGCCGACCAACGCCCAGCTGAGCCTGACGATGCGTCGACCGGACGCCACCCGCCGCAGCGCGCGCGAGGCGCCGCGTCTGCAGTGGGAGGGACAGATCGCGATGTCGCCGCTGAGGGTCAGCGGCCGGGTGAAGACCGAGCGCCTGCCGCTGCATTGGGTGGATCCCTATCTGGATCCCTCGATCGGCATCCATCTGCAGCGGGTCGAAGCCAGCCTGAAAGGCGATTTCAGCTATGCCGATCAACCGACCGGGCCCTCCCTGCAAGCCGCAGGGGACCTGCTGCTGGCCGAACTCCGCTTGCGCCAGGCGCGGCTGCAGGAAGGGCGCCGCCGCTCCGCCGAGGACCTGCTGAGCTGGCAGGCTTTGCGCCTGAACGGCTTCAAGCTGCGGATGGCGCCGGCCCGGGCGCCGGAGGTCGTCATCCAGCAAGCGGGCCTGGACGAGTTCTACGCCCGACTCATCATCAATGAGCAGGGGCGACTCAATCTGCGCGATCTGCGCCAGACCGATCAAGGCCAGGCGGTGTCCGCCGCGGCGGGCGCTTCGTCCGCCGTTGGCGCGGAACCGGGGGCTGCCGTGGCCGCCATGAAGCCATCGACACCGGTCGCCACGGACGCCGCCCGCGTGGTGGCCGGCGCCGCACCCGCCGTGGCCGCCAGCGGGCCCGCCGCCGAGCCCGTCGTGCGGCTGAGCATCGCGGAGACCCGACTCAACGGCGGGCAGGTCGATTTCAATGACCGGTTCGTCAAGCCCAATTACAGCGCCCGATTGAGCGAACTGACCGGCACCCTGGGCAGTTTCTCGGCAGGGTCGACCGCGATGGCACCGCTGCAACTGCGCGGTCGTGTGGCGGGCACCGGGCTGCTGGACGTGAGCGGAGCGCTCAATCCCAGCGGCGCGCCGCTGGCGCTGGACATCACCGCCAGCGCGACCGACATCGAGCTGGCGCCGCTCTCGCCGTATGCCGGCAAATACGCCGGTTATGCAATCGAGCGCGGCAAGCTGTCCAGCCGGGTCCACTATCAGATCGAGCCGGGCGGCCGTCTGGTGGCGGAAAACAAGATCGTGCTGAACCAGCTCAGCTTCGGCGACCGCATCGACAGCCCGGAGGCGACCAAGCTGCCCGTCCGGCTGGCCGTGGCCCTGCTGAAGGACAGCAACGGGGTGATCGATGTGAACCTGCCGATCAGCGGCTCGATCAACGACCCGGATTTCAGCGTCGGTGGCTTGATCGTCAAACTGATCGTCAATCTCCTAACCAAGGCGGTCACCGCGCCGTTCTCGCTGCTGTCCGGCGGAGGCAGCGCGGAGATGAGCCAGTTGGCCTTCCCGCCCGGCACCGCCAGCCTGCCGGAAGCCACGGCCCAGCGCCTGGATGCCGTGGCCAAGATCCTGGCGGACAAGCCGACGCTGCAGTTGAGCATCACCGGATGGGTGGATGCGGCAGCAGAGCGCCGCGCCGCCCAGGCCGTCCAGTTGGAAGAGGCGATGCTGGCAGAGCGTCGCCGTGAGCTGCGGCGCCAGCAGAACACGGTGCCGGTCGCCGCTTCGGCACCGGCCGCGGCATCCGCATCGCCCGCGCGCGCGAAGTCGGCCGCGGGGGCTCCGGCGTCCGCGCCGACCGTGGCGGATGCTGCAGCGCAGGCTTCCGACGCGGCGACACCTGCGGACGGGTCGGCCGGCGGGGTCGCGGTGGGCGCAGCGGGGGCCTCGTCCGCGCCCGCCGGGGGCGGTGTGACCGCCTCGCCGGCCCAGGTGCCGATCACGCTGGACGATGCCCAGCGCCAGCGCTTGTTGAAGGTGGTCTACGACAACGCCAAGCTGCCCGACAAGCCGCGCAATCTGCTGGGCTTGGCCAAGGACCTGCCGGCTGAGCAGATGCGCCAGTTGTTGATGGACAGCTATCGCATCAGCGATGAGCAGATGCGCGAACTGGCATTGCAGCGTTCGGTGGTGGTGCGTGATGCGCTGATCGCCCGGGGCGTGCCGAATGCGCGTCTGTTCCTGGCCTCGCCGAAGCTGCATGAATCCGAAGCCGGGCAGGGCACGGACGGTGATCGAGGCTGGCAGCCGAAAGTGGATTTGTCGCTGACCGCCCAGTGA